A genomic window from Equus asinus isolate D_3611 breed Donkey chromosome 25, EquAss-T2T_v2, whole genome shotgun sequence includes:
- the SEMA6C gene encoding semaphorin-6C isoform X1 has protein sequence MPRVPHFMPLLLLLLLLSLPHTQAAFPQDPVPLLTSDLQGTSPSSWFRGLEDDAVVAELGLDFQRFLTLNRTLLVAARDHVYSFDLQAQEEGEGLVPNKYLTWRSQDMENCAVRGKLTEECYNYIRVLVPWDSQTLLACGTNSFSPVCRSYGITSLQQEGEELSGQARCPFDATQSNVAIFAEGSLYSATAADFQASDAVVYRSLGPQPPLRSAKYDSKWLREPYFVHALEHGDHVYFFFREVSVEDARLGRVQFSRVARVCKRDMGGSPRALDRHWTSFLKLRLNCSVPGDSTFYFDVLQALTGPVNLYGRSALFGVFTTQTNSIPGSAVCAFYLDDIKRGFEGKFKEQRSLDGAWTPVSEDRVPSPRPGSCAGVGVAALFSSSRDLPDDVLTFIKAHPLLDPAVPPATHQPLLTLTSRALLTQVAVDGMAGPYSNITVLFLGSNDGTVLKVLPPGGQSGGQEPIVLEEIDAYSPSRCSGKRATQTARRIIGLELDTEGHRLFVAFSGCIIYLPLSQCTRHGACQRSCLASQDPYCGWDSSRGCVDIRGSGGTDVDPAGNQESMEHGDCQDGATGSQSGTGNSAYVLLGPGPSPETPSPPSDAHPRPQSSTLGAHTQGVRRDLPPASASRSVPIPLLLACVAAAFALGASVSGLLVSCACRRAHRRRSKDIETPGLPRPLSLRSLARLHGAGPEPPPPLSKDRDGAQTPQLYTTFLPPPEGVPPPELACLPTPESTPELPVKHLRHAGGPWEWNQNGNNAKEGPGRARGGNAAGGPAPRVLVRPPPPGCPGQAVEVTTLEELLRYLHGPPSRKGAEPPPPAPLTSQALPPKPVPTPARFAGSSLLPRECAPPLRLDVPPEGKRPAPAARPALSGPAPRLGLGGSRRLPFNAHRPPPALLTRVPSGGPSRYSGGPGRHLLYLGRPEGYRGRALKRVDVEKPQLSPKPPLVGPSSPPAVPTGSHFNF, from the exons ATGCCCCGTGTCCCTCACTTCATGCCcttgctgctactgctgctgctgctctcacTTCCCCATACCCAGGCCGCCTTTCCCCAGGACCCCGTCCCTCTGCTGACCTCTGACCTGCAAG GTACTTCCCCATCATCCTGGTTCCGGGGCCTGGAGGATGATGCTGTGGTTGCAGAACTTGGGCTGGACTTTCAGCGATTCCTGACCTTGAATCGGACCTTGCTAGTGGCTGCCCG GGATCACGTTTACTCCTTCGATCTTCAAGCCCAAGAAGAAGGGGAGGGGCTGGTGCCCAACAAG TATCTAACATGGAGGAGCCAAGACATGGAGAACTGTGCTGTGCGGGGGAAACTGACG GAGGAGTGCTACAACTACATTCGTGTTCTCGTTCCCTGGGACTCCCAGACACTCCTTGCCTGTGGAACGAACTCATTCAGCCCCGTGTGCCGCAGCTATGGG aTAACTTCGCTGCAGCAGGAGGGTGAGGAGCTCAGTGGGCAGGCTCGATGTCCCTTTGATGCCACTCAGTCCAATGTGGCCATCTTTGCAG AGGGCAGCCTGTACTCAGCCACAGCCGCGGATTTCCAGGCCAGTGATGCTGTAGTTTACAGAAGCCTTGGGCCTCAGCCCCCACTCCGCTCCGCCAAGTACGACTCCAAGTGGCTCCGAG AGCCATACTTTGTTCATGCCTTGGAGCATGGAGACCATGTCTACTTCTTCTTCCGAGAGGTCTCTGTGGAGGATGCCCGGCTGGGGAGG GTGCAGTTCTCCCGTGTGGCCCGTGTGTGTAAGCGTGACATGGGTGGCTCACCTCGGGCCTTGGACCGCCATTGGACATCCTTCCTGAAGCTGCGGCTCAACTGCTCTGTCCCTGGGGACTCTACCTTCTATTTTGACGTCTTACAGGCCTTGACCGGGCCTGTGAATTTGTATGGCCGCTCTGCTCTCTTTGGGGTCTTCACCACCCAGACCAATAG CATCCCTGGCTCTGCAGTCTGCGCCTTCTACCTGGATGATATTAAGCGTGGGTTTGAGGGCAAGTTCAAGGAGCAGAGGAGTCTGGATGGGGCCTGGACCCCTGTGTCTGAGGACAGGGTCCCCTCCCCCAG GCCAGGATCCTGTGCAGGAGTAGGTGTAGCTGCCTTGTTCTCCTCTTCTCGAGACCTCCCTGATGATGTCCTGACCTTTATCAAGGCTCACCCACTGCTGGACCCTGCCGTGCCACCTGCCACCCATCAGCCTCTGCTCACCCTCACCAGCAG GGCCCTACTTACCCAGGTAGCTGTGGATGGCATGGCTGGTCCCTACAGTAACATCACAGTCCTGTTCCTCGGCTCCAATGATGGGACAGTGCTGAAGGTGCTGCCCCCAGGGGGCCAATCTGGGGGACAGGAGCCCATCGTGTTGGAAGAGATCGATGCCTACAGCCCCTCCCG GTGCAGTGGGAAGCGGGCAACCCAAACAGCACGGCGGATCATAGGGCTGGAGCTGGACACTGAAGGTCACAGGCTCTTTGTGGCTTTTTCTGGCTGCATCATCTACCTCCCTCTCAGTCAGTGTACCCGGCATGGGGCCTGTCAGAG GAGCTGTCTGGCGTCTCAGGACCCATACTGTGGATGGGATAGCTCCAGAGGCTGTGTGGATATCAGGGGATCTGGTGG GACTGATGTGGATCCAGCTGGGAACCAGGAATCCATGGAGCATGGTGACTGCCAAG ATGGAGCTACCGGGAGTCAGTCTGGCACAGGGAATTCTGCTTATG TGCTTCTGGGTCCTGGCCCTTCCCCTGAGACCCCCAGCCCCCCCAGTGATGCCCACCCCCGGCCCCAGTCTTCCACTCTTGGAGCTCACACTCAGG GCGTGCGCCGGGAcctccccccagcctctgcctcccgcTCCGTCCCCATCCCACTCCTCCTGGCCTGTGTGGCCGCAGCCTTCGCCCTGGGCGCCTCAGTCTCTGGCCTCCTGGTCTCCTGCGCTTGTCGCCGCGCCCACCGACGCCGCAGCAAGGACATCGAGACTCCAGGGCTCCCGCGCCCTCTCTCCCTTCGCAGCTTAGCTCGGCTGCACGGGGCGGGCccagagccgccgccgccgctgtcCAAGGACAGAGACGGGGCGCAGACGCCCCAGCTCTACAccaccttcctgcctcctcccgaGGGCGTCCCCCCGCCGGAGCTGGCCTGCCTGCCCACGCCGGAGTCCACGCCGGAGCTGCCGGTCAAGCACCTCCGCCACGCCGGGGGCCCCTGGGAGTGGAACCAGAATGGGAACAACGCCAAGGAGGGCCCGGGCCGCGCACGCGGCGGGAACGCGGCCGGCGGCCCTGCGCCGCGCGTGCTGGTGAGGCCGCCGCCGCCTGGCTGTCCCGGGCAGGCCGTGGAAGTCACCACCCTGGAGGAACTGCTGCGCTACCTGCACGGCCCGCCGTCGCGGAAGGGGGCcgagccgccgccgcccgcccctcTGACCTCGCAGGCGCTCCCGCCCAAGCCCGTGCCCACCCCCGCGCGCTTCGCGGGCTCCAGCCTGCTCCCCCGGGAGTGCGCCCCGCCCCTGCGGCTGGACGTGCCCCCCGAGGGGAAGCGCCCGGCCCCCGCCGCCCGGCCCGCGCTCTCCGGCCCCGCTCCCCGGCTCGGGCTCGGGGGCAGCCGGAGGTTGCCCTTCAACGCTCACCGTCCGCCTCCCGCCCTGCTTACTCGAGTCCCCTCGGGAGGCCCCTCCAGGTACTCCGGGGGTCCCGGGAGACACCTCCTGTACTTAGGCCGGCCGGAGGGCTACCGGGGCCGCGCCCTGAAGCGGGTGGACGTCGAGAAGCCCCAGTtgtccccaaagcctcccctCGTCGGGCCCTCTTCCCCGCCGGCCGTCCCTACCGGCAgccattttaacttttaa
- the SEMA6C gene encoding semaphorin-6C isoform X4, with the protein MPRVPHFMPLLLLLLLLSLPHTQAAFPQDPVPLLTSDLQGTSPSSWFRGLEDDAVVAELGLDFQRFLTLNRTLLVAARDHVYSFDLQAQEEGEGLVPNKYLTWRSQDMENCAVRGKLTEECYNYIRVLVPWDSQTLLACGTNSFSPVCRSYGITSLQQEGEELSGQARCPFDATQSNVAIFAEGSLYSATAADFQASDAVVYRSLGPQPPLRSAKYDSKWLREPYFVHALEHGDHVYFFFREVSVEDARLGRVQFSRVARVCKRDMGGSPRALDRHWTSFLKLRLNCSVPGDSTFYFDVLQALTGPVNLYGRSALFGVFTTQTNSIPGSAVCAFYLDDIKRGFEGKFKEQRSLDGAWTPVSEDRVPSPRPGSCAGVGVAALFSSSRDLPDDVLTFIKAHPLLDPAVPPATHQPLLTLTSRALLTQVAVDGMAGPYSNITVLFLGSNDGTVLKVLPPGGQSGGQEPIVLEEIDAYSPSRCSGKRATQTARRIIGLELDTEGHRLFVAFSGCIIYLPLSQCTRHGACQRTDVDPAGNQESMEHGDCQDGATGSQSGTGNSAYGVRRDLPPASASRSVPIPLLLACVAAAFALGASVSGLLVSCACRRAHRRRSKDIETPGLPRPLSLRSLARLHGAGPEPPPPLSKDRDGAQTPQLYTTFLPPPEGVPPPELACLPTPESTPELPVKHLRHAGGPWEWNQNGNNAKEGPGRARGGNAAGGPAPRVLVRPPPPGCPGQAVEVTTLEELLRYLHGPPSRKGAEPPPPAPLTSQALPPKPVPTPARFAGSSLLPRECAPPLRLDVPPEGKRPAPAARPALSGPAPRLGLGGSRRLPFNAHRPPPALLTRVPSGGPSRYSGGPGRHLLYLGRPEGYRGRALKRVDVEKPQLSPKPPLVGPSSPPAVPTGSHFNF; encoded by the exons ATGCCCCGTGTCCCTCACTTCATGCCcttgctgctactgctgctgctgctctcacTTCCCCATACCCAGGCCGCCTTTCCCCAGGACCCCGTCCCTCTGCTGACCTCTGACCTGCAAG GTACTTCCCCATCATCCTGGTTCCGGGGCCTGGAGGATGATGCTGTGGTTGCAGAACTTGGGCTGGACTTTCAGCGATTCCTGACCTTGAATCGGACCTTGCTAGTGGCTGCCCG GGATCACGTTTACTCCTTCGATCTTCAAGCCCAAGAAGAAGGGGAGGGGCTGGTGCCCAACAAG TATCTAACATGGAGGAGCCAAGACATGGAGAACTGTGCTGTGCGGGGGAAACTGACG GAGGAGTGCTACAACTACATTCGTGTTCTCGTTCCCTGGGACTCCCAGACACTCCTTGCCTGTGGAACGAACTCATTCAGCCCCGTGTGCCGCAGCTATGGG aTAACTTCGCTGCAGCAGGAGGGTGAGGAGCTCAGTGGGCAGGCTCGATGTCCCTTTGATGCCACTCAGTCCAATGTGGCCATCTTTGCAG AGGGCAGCCTGTACTCAGCCACAGCCGCGGATTTCCAGGCCAGTGATGCTGTAGTTTACAGAAGCCTTGGGCCTCAGCCCCCACTCCGCTCCGCCAAGTACGACTCCAAGTGGCTCCGAG AGCCATACTTTGTTCATGCCTTGGAGCATGGAGACCATGTCTACTTCTTCTTCCGAGAGGTCTCTGTGGAGGATGCCCGGCTGGGGAGG GTGCAGTTCTCCCGTGTGGCCCGTGTGTGTAAGCGTGACATGGGTGGCTCACCTCGGGCCTTGGACCGCCATTGGACATCCTTCCTGAAGCTGCGGCTCAACTGCTCTGTCCCTGGGGACTCTACCTTCTATTTTGACGTCTTACAGGCCTTGACCGGGCCTGTGAATTTGTATGGCCGCTCTGCTCTCTTTGGGGTCTTCACCACCCAGACCAATAG CATCCCTGGCTCTGCAGTCTGCGCCTTCTACCTGGATGATATTAAGCGTGGGTTTGAGGGCAAGTTCAAGGAGCAGAGGAGTCTGGATGGGGCCTGGACCCCTGTGTCTGAGGACAGGGTCCCCTCCCCCAG GCCAGGATCCTGTGCAGGAGTAGGTGTAGCTGCCTTGTTCTCCTCTTCTCGAGACCTCCCTGATGATGTCCTGACCTTTATCAAGGCTCACCCACTGCTGGACCCTGCCGTGCCACCTGCCACCCATCAGCCTCTGCTCACCCTCACCAGCAG GGCCCTACTTACCCAGGTAGCTGTGGATGGCATGGCTGGTCCCTACAGTAACATCACAGTCCTGTTCCTCGGCTCCAATGATGGGACAGTGCTGAAGGTGCTGCCCCCAGGGGGCCAATCTGGGGGACAGGAGCCCATCGTGTTGGAAGAGATCGATGCCTACAGCCCCTCCCG GTGCAGTGGGAAGCGGGCAACCCAAACAGCACGGCGGATCATAGGGCTGGAGCTGGACACTGAAGGTCACAGGCTCTTTGTGGCTTTTTCTGGCTGCATCATCTACCTCCCTCTCAGTCAGTGTACCCGGCATGGGGCCTGTCAGAG GACTGATGTGGATCCAGCTGGGAACCAGGAATCCATGGAGCATGGTGACTGCCAAG ATGGAGCTACCGGGAGTCAGTCTGGCACAGGGAATTCTGCTTATG GCGTGCGCCGGGAcctccccccagcctctgcctcccgcTCCGTCCCCATCCCACTCCTCCTGGCCTGTGTGGCCGCAGCCTTCGCCCTGGGCGCCTCAGTCTCTGGCCTCCTGGTCTCCTGCGCTTGTCGCCGCGCCCACCGACGCCGCAGCAAGGACATCGAGACTCCAGGGCTCCCGCGCCCTCTCTCCCTTCGCAGCTTAGCTCGGCTGCACGGGGCGGGCccagagccgccgccgccgctgtcCAAGGACAGAGACGGGGCGCAGACGCCCCAGCTCTACAccaccttcctgcctcctcccgaGGGCGTCCCCCCGCCGGAGCTGGCCTGCCTGCCCACGCCGGAGTCCACGCCGGAGCTGCCGGTCAAGCACCTCCGCCACGCCGGGGGCCCCTGGGAGTGGAACCAGAATGGGAACAACGCCAAGGAGGGCCCGGGCCGCGCACGCGGCGGGAACGCGGCCGGCGGCCCTGCGCCGCGCGTGCTGGTGAGGCCGCCGCCGCCTGGCTGTCCCGGGCAGGCCGTGGAAGTCACCACCCTGGAGGAACTGCTGCGCTACCTGCACGGCCCGCCGTCGCGGAAGGGGGCcgagccgccgccgcccgcccctcTGACCTCGCAGGCGCTCCCGCCCAAGCCCGTGCCCACCCCCGCGCGCTTCGCGGGCTCCAGCCTGCTCCCCCGGGAGTGCGCCCCGCCCCTGCGGCTGGACGTGCCCCCCGAGGGGAAGCGCCCGGCCCCCGCCGCCCGGCCCGCGCTCTCCGGCCCCGCTCCCCGGCTCGGGCTCGGGGGCAGCCGGAGGTTGCCCTTCAACGCTCACCGTCCGCCTCCCGCCCTGCTTACTCGAGTCCCCTCGGGAGGCCCCTCCAGGTACTCCGGGGGTCCCGGGAGACACCTCCTGTACTTAGGCCGGCCGGAGGGCTACCGGGGCCGCGCCCTGAAGCGGGTGGACGTCGAGAAGCCCCAGTtgtccccaaagcctcccctCGTCGGGCCCTCTTCCCCGCCGGCCGTCCCTACCGGCAgccattttaacttttaa
- the SEMA6C gene encoding semaphorin-6C isoform X2, producing MPRVPHFMPLLLLLLLLSLPHTQAAFPQDPVPLLTSDLQGTSPSSWFRGLEDDAVVAELGLDFQRFLTLNRTLLVAARDHVYSFDLQAQEEGEGLVPNKYLTWRSQDMENCAVRGKLTEECYNYIRVLVPWDSQTLLACGTNSFSPVCRSYGITSLQQEGEELSGQARCPFDATQSNVAIFAEGSLYSATAADFQASDAVVYRSLGPQPPLRSAKYDSKWLREPYFVHALEHGDHVYFFFREVSVEDARLGRVQFSRVARVCKRDMGGSPRALDRHWTSFLKLRLNCSVPGDSTFYFDVLQALTGPVNLYGRSALFGVFTTQTNSIPGSAVCAFYLDDIKRGFEGKFKEQRSLDGAWTPVSEDRVPSPRPGSCAGVGVAALFSSSRDLPDDVLTFIKAHPLLDPAVPPATHQPLLTLTSRALLTQVAVDGMAGPYSNITVLFLGSNDGTVLKVLPPGGQSGGQEPIVLEEIDAYSPSRCSGKRATQTARRIIGLELDTEGHRLFVAFSGCIIYLPLSQCTRHGACQRTDVDPAGNQESMEHGDCQDGATGSQSGTGNSAYVLLGPGPSPETPSPPSDAHPRPQSSTLGAHTQGVRRDLPPASASRSVPIPLLLACVAAAFALGASVSGLLVSCACRRAHRRRSKDIETPGLPRPLSLRSLARLHGAGPEPPPPLSKDRDGAQTPQLYTTFLPPPEGVPPPELACLPTPESTPELPVKHLRHAGGPWEWNQNGNNAKEGPGRARGGNAAGGPAPRVLVRPPPPGCPGQAVEVTTLEELLRYLHGPPSRKGAEPPPPAPLTSQALPPKPVPTPARFAGSSLLPRECAPPLRLDVPPEGKRPAPAARPALSGPAPRLGLGGSRRLPFNAHRPPPALLTRVPSGGPSRYSGGPGRHLLYLGRPEGYRGRALKRVDVEKPQLSPKPPLVGPSSPPAVPTGSHFNF from the exons ATGCCCCGTGTCCCTCACTTCATGCCcttgctgctactgctgctgctgctctcacTTCCCCATACCCAGGCCGCCTTTCCCCAGGACCCCGTCCCTCTGCTGACCTCTGACCTGCAAG GTACTTCCCCATCATCCTGGTTCCGGGGCCTGGAGGATGATGCTGTGGTTGCAGAACTTGGGCTGGACTTTCAGCGATTCCTGACCTTGAATCGGACCTTGCTAGTGGCTGCCCG GGATCACGTTTACTCCTTCGATCTTCAAGCCCAAGAAGAAGGGGAGGGGCTGGTGCCCAACAAG TATCTAACATGGAGGAGCCAAGACATGGAGAACTGTGCTGTGCGGGGGAAACTGACG GAGGAGTGCTACAACTACATTCGTGTTCTCGTTCCCTGGGACTCCCAGACACTCCTTGCCTGTGGAACGAACTCATTCAGCCCCGTGTGCCGCAGCTATGGG aTAACTTCGCTGCAGCAGGAGGGTGAGGAGCTCAGTGGGCAGGCTCGATGTCCCTTTGATGCCACTCAGTCCAATGTGGCCATCTTTGCAG AGGGCAGCCTGTACTCAGCCACAGCCGCGGATTTCCAGGCCAGTGATGCTGTAGTTTACAGAAGCCTTGGGCCTCAGCCCCCACTCCGCTCCGCCAAGTACGACTCCAAGTGGCTCCGAG AGCCATACTTTGTTCATGCCTTGGAGCATGGAGACCATGTCTACTTCTTCTTCCGAGAGGTCTCTGTGGAGGATGCCCGGCTGGGGAGG GTGCAGTTCTCCCGTGTGGCCCGTGTGTGTAAGCGTGACATGGGTGGCTCACCTCGGGCCTTGGACCGCCATTGGACATCCTTCCTGAAGCTGCGGCTCAACTGCTCTGTCCCTGGGGACTCTACCTTCTATTTTGACGTCTTACAGGCCTTGACCGGGCCTGTGAATTTGTATGGCCGCTCTGCTCTCTTTGGGGTCTTCACCACCCAGACCAATAG CATCCCTGGCTCTGCAGTCTGCGCCTTCTACCTGGATGATATTAAGCGTGGGTTTGAGGGCAAGTTCAAGGAGCAGAGGAGTCTGGATGGGGCCTGGACCCCTGTGTCTGAGGACAGGGTCCCCTCCCCCAG GCCAGGATCCTGTGCAGGAGTAGGTGTAGCTGCCTTGTTCTCCTCTTCTCGAGACCTCCCTGATGATGTCCTGACCTTTATCAAGGCTCACCCACTGCTGGACCCTGCCGTGCCACCTGCCACCCATCAGCCTCTGCTCACCCTCACCAGCAG GGCCCTACTTACCCAGGTAGCTGTGGATGGCATGGCTGGTCCCTACAGTAACATCACAGTCCTGTTCCTCGGCTCCAATGATGGGACAGTGCTGAAGGTGCTGCCCCCAGGGGGCCAATCTGGGGGACAGGAGCCCATCGTGTTGGAAGAGATCGATGCCTACAGCCCCTCCCG GTGCAGTGGGAAGCGGGCAACCCAAACAGCACGGCGGATCATAGGGCTGGAGCTGGACACTGAAGGTCACAGGCTCTTTGTGGCTTTTTCTGGCTGCATCATCTACCTCCCTCTCAGTCAGTGTACCCGGCATGGGGCCTGTCAGAG GACTGATGTGGATCCAGCTGGGAACCAGGAATCCATGGAGCATGGTGACTGCCAAG ATGGAGCTACCGGGAGTCAGTCTGGCACAGGGAATTCTGCTTATG TGCTTCTGGGTCCTGGCCCTTCCCCTGAGACCCCCAGCCCCCCCAGTGATGCCCACCCCCGGCCCCAGTCTTCCACTCTTGGAGCTCACACTCAGG GCGTGCGCCGGGAcctccccccagcctctgcctcccgcTCCGTCCCCATCCCACTCCTCCTGGCCTGTGTGGCCGCAGCCTTCGCCCTGGGCGCCTCAGTCTCTGGCCTCCTGGTCTCCTGCGCTTGTCGCCGCGCCCACCGACGCCGCAGCAAGGACATCGAGACTCCAGGGCTCCCGCGCCCTCTCTCCCTTCGCAGCTTAGCTCGGCTGCACGGGGCGGGCccagagccgccgccgccgctgtcCAAGGACAGAGACGGGGCGCAGACGCCCCAGCTCTACAccaccttcctgcctcctcccgaGGGCGTCCCCCCGCCGGAGCTGGCCTGCCTGCCCACGCCGGAGTCCACGCCGGAGCTGCCGGTCAAGCACCTCCGCCACGCCGGGGGCCCCTGGGAGTGGAACCAGAATGGGAACAACGCCAAGGAGGGCCCGGGCCGCGCACGCGGCGGGAACGCGGCCGGCGGCCCTGCGCCGCGCGTGCTGGTGAGGCCGCCGCCGCCTGGCTGTCCCGGGCAGGCCGTGGAAGTCACCACCCTGGAGGAACTGCTGCGCTACCTGCACGGCCCGCCGTCGCGGAAGGGGGCcgagccgccgccgcccgcccctcTGACCTCGCAGGCGCTCCCGCCCAAGCCCGTGCCCACCCCCGCGCGCTTCGCGGGCTCCAGCCTGCTCCCCCGGGAGTGCGCCCCGCCCCTGCGGCTGGACGTGCCCCCCGAGGGGAAGCGCCCGGCCCCCGCCGCCCGGCCCGCGCTCTCCGGCCCCGCTCCCCGGCTCGGGCTCGGGGGCAGCCGGAGGTTGCCCTTCAACGCTCACCGTCCGCCTCCCGCCCTGCTTACTCGAGTCCCCTCGGGAGGCCCCTCCAGGTACTCCGGGGGTCCCGGGAGACACCTCCTGTACTTAGGCCGGCCGGAGGGCTACCGGGGCCGCGCCCTGAAGCGGGTGGACGTCGAGAAGCCCCAGTtgtccccaaagcctcccctCGTCGGGCCCTCTTCCCCGCCGGCCGTCCCTACCGGCAgccattttaacttttaa